The following nucleotide sequence is from Salvia miltiorrhiza cultivar Shanhuang (shh) chromosome 7, IMPLAD_Smil_shh, whole genome shotgun sequence.
atgtttagttaaattatttcttatccgtcaaatttaaagaatttgaacaaacttaatactccctccatcccccaAACACCTTCTTAAGAGAGCATGACAccggttttaataaaaattagttatgtatttgataagttgagaatgagtcccacaaaaagtgcaattataagagtgatagttagtgaaagtggagaatgagtcccacaaaaagtgaaattgtaagaataataactagtgaaattgtttccaaaaataggataggaagatgttttggggacgaaccaaaaaaaaggaaactgtttgagggacggagagagtaaatattatcgatatacgattaacaaTAAATGTGACACGTacatcaatcgtacatcatatcttcatcaaatgaatatttatacaaaaatatatttctattatcgcaacctacatttaattggcgaaagtgattaagattaatattatttcaaatattatattactaatttaatttgatcatatcaaattaattaaagaaataatttatataaaattatttcatatgctatagtaataaaaataacataaaataattataaataatgccATAAAATAATAACTGCTTAAATCACGATTCACAACCTATCTATGCTTGATTGTGATTTGTGAATATTGATAAGATAATGGTAATTCATAATTAGACTATGAGTAAATTgtgaattagttttattttattggcGCCATTTTATCACTATTCACAACTAGGTTATAGAGATTGTGAAATATAGCCAAAAGCTTCTCATTCACAATTAAGAAAActctaaattttaaattattgccaaaaatcaCTAATTCATAATTGAGAGTATTCAAATGTGCGAATTATAGCCAAAAATCACTAATTCACAACTATTTAGATGAGTGATATAGGAGAATACGAAATTTCACTCATATTTGCGTTCTTTTTCcgtataaattttaataaacgGATTAGACGTTTTCTCCTGTATCAAAATATGTCTAGAGGTCTTCACACTTTGATCTTTTGTGTCTATagatcttttatatttttttgttttattaaatTCCTCTAATTCTATAATTCATATAATTGGACATTTTTATCACGGTTTTATCATAAACTGTAATTCTTCGCACCAGAAGGTTCATAATTATATTTCGGTTTTCAAGGAAGTAAGAACTAAAAACAGTCAaaaaaggtcttgggttcgagtccctgTGGCACGGCCTtgaaatttctttatttaatactgttaatttatcaaaaagaaaaagaaaaagaaggaagCAAATTTACTACTTGATTAAAGGGTCGAATAATGATAGCTGCAAATCATCCAACTCTTATTCAATTTTGGTGCTAGAAGAGTGAGCGGAGTAGAAGAGATAATATTGTGCTCGCTGCaattttttgattatttttgtgATCGTTAAATTTAATTGTTAAAGTGGTTTTTTCCTATAGTGTGTTCATCGTCGCCTGCTTCGAAACTGCCACATCTCCGGCAGCCGTTGCCCGACGGGCCTCGGCCGAGACGTGGCGGGGCTGTGGGGGAGGCAGCCGAGGAGGTTGGAGATGGTCGAGATGTAGAAGAGGTCGTATGCATGCGTGGGTGAAGAAATGCATGCTACTGCTAAGCTGCAGCTTAGTCCTTATTTTGTTGGGCTGGGCTCATGGGCTACAAGGTGGGCCTACTTCAAATGTAAAACTGCACCTTGAATTTTGGTAACAATTTGTTTCTTTGTAcattaaactgaattaaaaatAAGACTTAGAGGTTGTCCGATTaggtttattttaatttttaagaggtggtcttgggtacattcGGGTTGAACCCGTACTCAGATCCTAATTCAAATTTGCATCatgactcaaatcgtgtaaatgacattgcGTATACatgacattataacattgtaaatgatattattcggaaatataaatgacacttcttgtaattgacactataaaattgtaaatgatacaataatattttaaataatactatatgattgaaaatgacactataacattttaaaatgttacagtgtcatttatataattgaatagtgtcatttgtagaactgaataatgtcatttacacgatttgggtcaggATGCAGGTTTGGATTAGCATGCGGATCAGGATTTGGGTACGGGTCAATCCGAGTATACGGTACACCTAAATGTACAAGAGATTTTGTGTTATTTGAGTTTATAAATTTTAGGTACTTATAGGATGTTTTAAGAATTTATAAGATGTaatattttaagaatttataagTTATCAAAGGATTTGAATAataagcttataagttagaaaaTAAATTGCGAGGTCCAGAGAGGAAATTGTAGAGAGATAAAGTTATAATAGTATATAACAAACATAATAACACATAATTGAGTTcttgttgcttataagataatgaagaaaataagttggggtatatgaacttattttttgagagcttatttttacagttTATAAGTTGTCTACGAACTTATTTTGACAAATAGTTTAAAGGAGATTATAAGCTTCTacacaacttataagttgttttaaggGAACTTAGAAGCTCAACCAAACACACTCTTAAGCATATTTTATGTCCCCGACTTTTAACGCTTTCAAGAAAATGTCCCAAACTTTTACTTTCTATTTAAAAgatcataatttttaatatttttcataaaatatctcgTTATACAAAATTCGGCAATAAAATAATGAATTGTCTTATCGAATTTTTAGTGGAATTTTTTTCTTTCGTCCCACttagtaaaacgacgtcgttccaCCAAATAATCCACCTTGTGACTCATCatttattttggtgaattttgtaCATGAATATGAAAAACAGTGAAAATCGGATCTGAATAGTGAGATTTTCTAAACTATTGCTGAAAtttgatttatataattattaagtATACTATTTCCTCCGAAAATTTCGTAGACGACATGCACCGCATGACTTCTTGGAACATAACTAAAACATTTATTTCGAATTTAGTTTTGGGTTGACGAAGTACATATAGTAGGGTAAATGCATATTTATTGgagtgatttttatttaatggaTATTTATTGgagtgatttttatttaatgtgTGAATGTGAGAATCATTTTTACTTTTTGTTTGAAATTATCTATgatgaatatattttttgataaatgtaTGTAGCATTTGGATTTGAATTTCATGAAGGatataaattttagtttttaatacAATTAATTTCAGGACGGATGCAATGATCTTGTACTTaagtatgttttattttaaacttatatttatttatgttaaaagAAGGTCATCATGTTATAGTCAATTTAAGAACTAAGAGCACTgtcagcagaaatcccaaaattatgctcatatattcctccctaaagcttccctatttaattttaggatctcgatcttataaatgcatacaccagatctcttattttctacataaaaataataattatgtgtgggccctactaattataagcttaaaataaatttagggtgcgtgtaaatttaagattgaatttaggtaggtgtaaaattttttgtgggtcccatccaatttaggggatctgctggatgcatttttttaaatctcattttcaattgttttagcctaaatttagagttagtgatgtatttaggtgatctgctgagAGTGCtctaagggtgtgtttgctttttatccctttaaatggagggataatataagGAGGTATAAATTAATCCTTTTAAGTGGGAACCGCATATTTTATATCTTgtttggtttgaatgataataCATTTACCCCTCCCTTTAGatgtggtataaaattataccacacTTTCTTAGATATAAAATTATCTCTTTCCCAAGAGATAAGGGGCTGCCCGAAAAATTATACCACCTGCtcgaatttttttatatatcaaaataaacgaAGTATAAGGTGATAAATGTAACTTATCTcttccttatacctcaaagtGAACGCAGCTCTACCTATATTAATATACAGGAAAGGGACCTAactttatcaaataaaaaattagaaactcaattaaaaaaagaaaagtacaAATATGGAGTATTGATAAATGAAAatggaataaattaattaaaaaattagcgCAGCAACTCAAATGTATATTTATCCGTTACTATTATAAGTCAAATGCGACAAAACGGTTTCACCTAGAAATCGATACGtggcaaagaaaaaaaaaatacattcatTTTAgagttttcttttaaaaaatagttGACGTGTAATACGCAGTTTCTCTTTTATTACATATATTGgtttttcatataataattcaTTTGTTTGTGCTCGATATGTTATAATATTTCTCATATTACTTAAGCTAAAATTCTAATATTATTATTCGAAATTATTGAAAAAAGTCTGTAAACCATACCGTGAATTAaccatatttaattttatagagaTATTAGTGAAATTTGATTCTATAATAAGGTACTCTAACACTAAACATATTATTCATGTGCCTATATATTGAATTACACTTGCACTTTATTAATTAGACCATTAGCACTATAAAGTCCATGCGCCAATTAATTAGAGACGTAGTAATACGATTATAAACACAGCACAAACTTACCTCTTaatgtatttataatttaaaacaGACAATACATGAATAGTATAATATTAGaaataaatttacattttttaagtacaaaatatatattctttcgttccataaaaaaatattagtatatttttcatttttgtccGCCCCTTAAGAAAATATCAAtcaattttctctttttaatcaCAATCACTCATTTTCACTCAACACCTTATCTACTCACCTTCTCTTAAAACACATGTCATCCTCAAGTGATATTCtcttatgggacggagagagtataaagattaaattaaataaatctatttcaaaatataaattataaatcatTTTCATTCTTTATATCGTAAAAATCTACAATTAAATTATCACTTTTTAAAATGAATTCGTAGTTATGAGTTTGAATTTGggtgaaaattttatttatttaattcatcaATTACATATATACATCATGTTTTTTTACAGTTCATAgtttatattttgaaaatagaTTTGTAACCTAACTCTAACCATACACATCATATCATGAATttttaataaacaaaaaaatctaATAAATCAAAAGGGCTTTTGATATTTGAGATTTATCACTTAAATTAGACATCATGAGCAATATATTAACATATACACTTAACAATAACCTATAGTTACACTGACATAAATTATAAATGGATATTTGGTAGGTTTCATAAGTTTGAATAGCTGAATAATTtgcaattatttatatatttgatatttcaaattattaattaagaggGTTCGAGATAAAATCAATATTCTCTTTAAAAAAACCTCATTTCACTATTGAGataaattaatcttaataatacaataactatttactatattatttatcttacttttattaatcaatctattttttaatatagatACCAAACAAGTGATAAATATTTAGTATACTAAATATTTaatcattacactttatcaaTTATTTAATACAATTTTAAACTAACTTATAAGGATTTTAATCTCTCAAGTCCCTTGCAAGTCaactaacaaaaaaaattgtgtatttATTATATACTAACTTTTTTTAACAACCGTTAACCGCTGCTCGTAAATActgtaaaatatttattaactaATCATGAAAGTGATGAAACtaagaaatgaaaatatttatattgttaatctatttatttatccatataaaataaataacataatttgTTGAATTTTCCAAAATTCGTGAGGCCTTCTCTCTGGAGCAGTGAAGTCAAGCACAAATATTTGTGCAGTCACCATCTCTGCTGATTCAAAATCAACTCCACCATTAGCAGGtacaccccccaccccccaccccaccccgcGTATTCGGTATCTCGTGTAAGCAGGGGTGACTGTGTACGCATACGAGTCTCTGTGCGTATATGCTGCGTCAATTTACGTCTCTGTTCAACACCGATTCAATTGGTTGATCAGCTTTTCAACTCCCGAAATTGATTGCGTATGCTCAATTATTGAAGCTGATGATACTAGCAATGAATTCCTGTTGAAGCTCGCAATCTGTAGATGCTTCTGTtggtgcaattttttttttttcattctgtGCGGGGCGATTtggtttttccttttttgataTTTGTTGTTTATTCGTTTGATGTGATTCTATGAGGAGCGACGCCGGTGGAAATACtgtaatttattgatttattgatGTGATTGAGCTAATTTGACAGAACGTATTCGTTACGGAATCTATTTACTTAATTTCGTGTCTCATGATTGCTATCATAAGCAAAACGTTCTAGGAATTTAGCTGACTTGTTTGTTCTGGTTGAAATGGTGTATTGATATGTTCGTGTTCTTAGCTGAAGAGATGGTAGGAGGTGGATTATCAGTGAAATTAAGCTTCAATAATCAGCAGAGAAAAAACCGAGTTTTTTACTGCAATTAACAATCTAATTCCTGTGTGAAAAAACTTTGGATTTTCGGTCGAGATTTCCTTGAATCCGTAGGACCTCGTTAAACAAGGATGAAATCAAGtggaataaaatataaaacatgTATGAGACAAAGTGCAGCTGGTGACTTAGTTGAATGCAGCATCTCTCCTAATTTGGGGGAGGTGCAACCACTCTATGCTTATTTTTCTTTAGTGGAGCTATTGATTCAACTGATGCTTGTTTCCATCTTGAGCCTTTTGAATTTTATAAGTTGTAATATCTCCAAAGTTATGTACGCAAATTAACAGGAGTATTTCCTGTGATTTTTCATACTGTATATTGCTTTCAGTTATTGCAGTTCTACAATTAGGGCCGTGAATATATTACTTACTCTTACTAACCTATATTATTGTGTTTTTGTGCAGAGATTAAAGCAATGATCAGAGTGCCAGTGTCTTCAGGTGGATGAATACGATAATTTTACAGAGATGGGaggttgctgctgttgctgtGCGTCTGATGTAACTGAGCGTAACAGGTCACCTCCATTCTTTCATGTAAGTGTAATTTAGTCTTCGTGGGCTTCAGTGCTAGTTTAACTCTTATCCTGGCCTCTTGATGGAATATATAAATACCCGAGCTCCATTTCTGTTACCTTCGTTCCAGTCGTGATTGTTCTATGCATACTATCTAAGGGGAACAGTGGATGCCAGTGTAGGATTGTCCTATCTTCTAGCAGAACTAAATGATGAGTAATTATTTGATAAAGCGAACAGTTCTAGCTAATGCTAAAAAAAACGTCCAATATGTAAGATTTACTGAAAATTACAATAACTCTTGCTAACACAACCTGTAATGAAATTCATGTTGCCTGTCAATTTGTGATGAGCGCGCTTATGCTTCTAGGATTGTGACTTCATGAATATAGTTGTACCCCAGGAACTGGGAAATATTCAGAACCAAAGATTTTTGAGTTAACAGTTGTTGCAGAAATTTTCACAGTTGCAGATCTTACCCCATTATAATAATTGATTGACATTTTAATGAGTAATACCATATCGAATGAGAAAAGAGTGCAATACTTGCATCTTTCactgttttcatttttttattttaataagttGGACTCAGTATAATTTGCtttcataataaataataaatttgaacgAACTAAAATGGTACTATGAAATCTGATTCAAAGCTTCTGACGTTCATCGAAACTCCTCATTATttaactcaaaaaaataaacgaATCCACATTAGACAATAAGCAAATGACTTGTACGAATAAGTTATCTTTAGGGTAATTCCTCTTTAGTCTTGGCATGACCACTGGAACAGACATCGTCACtcttttttcccttcttgttcaaatttattttggttacTTTGTTATGAGGTGATATTCCAATTTCACATTTATCACTCTTAAGGGAAAGTAATCTCGCTGATAACACTCTTATCTGTTCTTTGTTGATATAATTATCACTTCTGAGGATGCTAACATTATTTGGTTCTCTTGTATTGATGTCATTGCATGAAGCATCCAGTATCTGAAGAGCACGAACCCTTATCATCCCATAATGAAATCTCTACCTTCTCTACCGGGCTATTGGTTGATACAAATCTAGACACGTCAGTTCCAGACACTTACCGACCACCTCCTGCGCCCATACCTTATGAAACATATATAGGCCGCCCATCTACACCGTCCAGGAATCAAGAAGGATCTGGACATGAGGTAGAAGTGGCTTTGGGAATCACTAATGTAGTGCGTGTTGAAGACATTAACAATGGCAACACATTGGAAACTAAGGTGAAGAAACAACCTGATGAAAATGAAGAGAAGGATATTGACCTGGAAGCATCAAAATTAATGGAAGATGAAAGTTCAGATGAGCTTAAAAAGTCCAGCAAACTTCTTGACCCACCTATAATAGATGAGGATGATTGCCCCATTTGTCTCGAAGGTGCTGACTAACTACATGCTTACATTTGATTATATGATAATCCTTTCTTGTCAATCAAAATCAGGAATTCTTTATGCTTGCTGCAGAATATGTTGAAGAGAACCCAAAGATCCTCACAAAATGCGATCATCATTTTCACCTTGCTTGTATACTTGAATGGATGGAAAGAAGTGATATCTGTCCTGTGTGTGATCAGGTCGAAATTGTTGCACGGCATATTGTCACTATCAAAAATCTGTTGCTGTTTCAATGGAATATTTTGCCCATTTTAAAAATACTGAATATATGCTTTTCTGAATGCAGGAAATGGTTATCAGTCCTGCTGCAGGAGTTTAGTTACTGTAAATACTGCATTATGTCTTACCTACTGTGTGATAATAGACGATGAATGAATCTGCTCAGTCTGTTTTGCCACATCCTTAGCTTGTAGTTTGCTCGTCATGTTGTCTCTTGAGACGTCTGTAAATTTGATTCACTTACTTTGAACTATGAGAGGATCTGAGGATTCGAGGAAAAAAGGAAACGGAAAAGGAATGGGGGAGAAGCTCAAGAATTTAAAGGTGCATGATTTCAGGCAAATTAACCAATATGATTTTTGAATATTCTTGTGCAAGGAGGTGAAGAACATATATGGTTCTTGACTATTTTGTTGAAAGAGAAGAAGCAGCGTTTGCTTTCCCATTGCCTTTGACACTGTTATTGCTGCAATGGCTTACTAATCCTGCTGCATCAGCTACCCATGGTTTGTTCGTCTTTAGCAGGTTcgtgttctgaactctgattaTTGTCTTGTCTGTCTCCTACAGTGAAACTTCGATCCCCCTCTTTTACAAACAATCACTGGGTTGTCGTGTTGAAGGTTTTGTGTTGTAGTTAGATGTAAAGAACATGATTGCATGGATTCATTTGTATAGAAGATACAGATTTTGGAATGCAATCTCATACCTAATTAGTTTTTTGAGTCCTTTGCGACACCCATTGTTGTTTTCGTGGGATCAGACGAAGTGTCTTGAAATTCTTTCGAAAGGGTATCATCGAACTCACTGTTCCCAAACAGCTTTGAATCCTTTGATCCTTGTTTTGTGACATTTCCAAAATGCGGGAGAGTTTTCTGTCTGATTTGCATGCATTATTTTTGGAATGCATCacttgggttcgaattctgaagggagcgaaaattttgttttttttcgaatgcattaattttgattGCGGATACATTGCTCTCACATATTCACGAAAAATGCAGTTCTCATTATAATCACATCATCTATATcgacactttttttttttaatatatctatgTCGACACTTGACAGCGGTTGTATTCCTATTTTTCGGCGAGTCTTTCTCTCTGGTTTACTTGTGTTATGGAACTTATCTATACCTATATAAGAAGTGACTTGTTTATGAAATTTAGTATGTTTATTACTCGCTCTATCCCATTTCAAATTGAAATGGGACGGAATATCCTATAGTTTTAAGacactctctccgtcccatgaagcatgacacacttcttttcggcacgagaattaagaaattgatatattgtgtgttaagtgtggtaagtgaaaatgtgaataaagggtaaatttttttaccatttttagaaacgtatcatgcttcgtgggacagaccaaaacggaaattgtgtcatgcttcatgggacggaaggagtatttgaaatgggacggaaggagtatatccCTATTACGGTCGAGCCACGAACAACAATATGCGTTTGCAGCCAGGAAATTAGGTGGACCTCCTTCACCCACACTACAAAAGGTGGAATTGTCATCTTATACCTCAATAGGGTTGAAATGCAGCTCTTTCTAAAACTTTCTGCGTCTTGATGTTTCTGTGACGATATACACTTGCAcaaattatttgtttttattcttttcaAAACAATGCAACTTAAAAATCGTATTGTCGTAGTTATGAAGGGGTGGGGGACTAGTTCGTGTAGGTGGGCCAAAT
It contains:
- the LOC130994928 gene encoding probable E3 ubiquitin-protein ligase RHB1A isoform X2; translation: MGGCCCCCASDVTERNRSPPFFHHPVSEEHEPLSSHNEISTFSTGLLVDTNLDTSVPDTYRPPPAPIPYETYIGRPSTPSRNQEGSGHEVEVALGITNVVRVEDINNGNTLETKVKKQPDENEEKDIDLEASKLMEDESSDELKKSSKLLDPPIIDEDDCPICLEEYVEENPKILTKCDHHFHLACILEWMERSDICPVCDQEMVISPAAGV
- the LOC130994928 gene encoding probable E3 ubiquitin-protein ligase RHB1A isoform X1 is translated as MGGCCCCCASDVTERNRSPPFFHHPVSEEHEPLSSHNEISTFSTGLLVDTNLDTSVPDTYRPPPAPIPYETYIGRPSTPSRNQEGSGHEVEVALGITNVVRVEDINNGNTLETKVKKQPDENEEKDIDLEASKLMEDESSDELKKSSKLLDPPIIDEDDCPICLEEYVEENPKILTKCDHHFHLACILEWMERSDICPVCDQVEIVARHIVTIKNLLLFQWNILPILKILNICFSECRKWLSVLLQEFSYCKYCIMSYLLCDNRR